One stretch of Nocardia mangyaensis DNA includes these proteins:
- a CDS encoding DUF742 domain-containing protein: protein MTRLGDPWFDDAAGPLVRPYAVTRGRTMGAAHDLDMLTVVVAVHPAPTLRRPEPEYATIARLCKRPQSVAEVSAVLKLPLAVTKILVGDLIGEGHLIFRAPVQAEAGTGDLNILRAVLDGIRKL, encoded by the coding sequence ATGACTCGACTCGGCGATCCGTGGTTCGACGACGCGGCCGGACCTCTGGTCCGGCCGTACGCGGTGACCCGCGGGCGCACCATGGGCGCCGCGCACGACCTGGACATGCTCACGGTGGTGGTGGCGGTGCATCCCGCCCCCACCTTGCGGCGCCCGGAACCCGAGTACGCGACGATCGCACGGCTGTGCAAGCGTCCGCAGTCGGTGGCCGAGGTCTCGGCCGTGCTGAAACTTCCTCTGGCGGTGACCAAGATCCTCGTCGGTGATCTCATCGGCGAGGGCCACCTCATCTTCCGGGCTCCGGTACAGGCCGAGGCCGGTACCGGTGACCTCAACATATTGCGAGCGGTTCTGGATGGCATCCGAAAACTTTGA
- a CDS encoding roadblock/LC7 domain-containing protein, whose product MNTSHSGDLNWLLDDLVDRLAGVRYAVVLSTDGLLLGRSSQMKREDAEHFAAMSSTLYGLARSAGNRFDGGGVRQAVIELDRAVLFVTSAGENACLALQATESANLGMVAYEMNLTVQRVGSYLSTEPRHGLAEL is encoded by the coding sequence GTGAATACTTCGCACTCAGGCGATCTCAACTGGCTGCTCGACGATCTCGTCGATCGGCTGGCGGGGGTCCGCTACGCGGTCGTGCTGTCCACCGACGGGCTGCTGCTCGGACGGTCCTCGCAGATGAAGCGTGAGGATGCCGAGCACTTCGCCGCCATGTCGTCGACCCTCTACGGGCTGGCCCGCAGCGCGGGCAACCGGTTCGACGGCGGCGGCGTGCGCCAGGCGGTGATCGAACTCGATCGCGCGGTCCTGTTCGTCACCTCGGCGGGCGAGAACGCCTGCCTGGCACTGCAGGCCACCGAGTCGGCCAATCTCGGCATGGTCGCCTACGAAATGAATCTCACCGTGCAGCGGGTCGGCAGCTATCTGTCGACCGAACCGCGGCACGGCCTTGCGGAGCTATAG
- a CDS encoding nitrate- and nitrite sensing domain-containing protein, producing MFLARLGVRTRILAIALIPSLTLVVVGVGTAGYLVDESNKAKTWAAEMQAAVPYTRELIEAVQSERQLTLAHLAGDETVMAALPPARARLDAAFRGLIEISEGIRQVDDSNIGDDKGGFNTLGTHLAGVRGGADAGMLPASDAYTFYNAMLDVFTQGTKVAERAAPDAVVASGVGEGMRLLNAAEAMSRSNALGLAMVSADGPTTIPLDEFIRQSGFYRTEITNVSAELDEAQRTGILALTSSPIWQQLADMESALVQRFARPASTQTTGSTSRTTTTTTDELPLSTPEWQSAAAEVNRGLLDAYGAHNRHVQKLAQDTARQAEVNAALAGGGVLALSVLVFLVAVVLANRIIRRLRRLRTETLKLADEQLPATMRVLREGGEVDPADTTPSLDFGKDEIGQVAQAFEHAASAAIKAAVDEARTREGVRAVFLNIAHRSQIVVHRQLEILDEAERRQEDPALLETLFRLDHLATRERRNAENLIILGGGRPGRQWRNPIPVMDVVRSAIGETLDYARVRVTKLPEVNVVGTVVADLVHLLAELVDNATAFSPPQSRVEAGGNIVGKGVVIEITDQGMGMSDEDLARYNDMLADPPDFGVGTLSSDSRLGLFVVARLSTAHGVSVRLSESDYGGTRAIVLIPQQLLAGDTDPANLPPAMTGPMRRGLPVPAETASVAAIESAPAPVATLVADPIPTPRPVAPAPEVPTMRKHDTDERPALPRRNRQTNLAPELTEPAAEAPATSERPRSAEQARDIMSAIENGTRQGRKPLTTSNQDEQEG from the coding sequence GATTCTGGCGATCGCTCTCATCCCCAGTCTGACCCTGGTGGTGGTCGGCGTCGGTACGGCGGGCTACCTGGTCGACGAGAGCAACAAGGCCAAGACCTGGGCGGCGGAGATGCAGGCGGCGGTGCCCTACACCCGCGAGCTGATCGAAGCGGTCCAATCCGAACGCCAGCTCACGCTGGCGCATCTGGCCGGTGACGAGACCGTGATGGCCGCGCTCCCGCCCGCGCGCGCCCGGCTCGACGCCGCCTTCCGCGGCCTGATCGAGATCTCCGAAGGCATTCGCCAGGTCGACGATTCCAACATCGGCGACGACAAGGGCGGATTCAACACCCTCGGCACGCATCTGGCCGGTGTCCGCGGTGGCGCCGACGCCGGAATGCTGCCGGCCTCCGACGCCTACACCTTCTACAACGCGATGCTCGACGTGTTCACCCAGGGCACCAAGGTCGCCGAGCGCGCCGCCCCCGACGCGGTCGTCGCCTCCGGCGTCGGCGAGGGCATGCGCCTACTCAACGCCGCCGAGGCGATGTCGCGCAGCAATGCCCTCGGTCTGGCGATGGTGTCCGCGGACGGCCCGACCACGATCCCGCTCGACGAGTTCATCCGCCAGAGCGGCTTCTACCGCACCGAGATCACGAATGTCTCCGCCGAACTCGACGAAGCCCAGCGCACCGGCATTCTCGCGCTGACCAGCTCGCCGATCTGGCAGCAGCTCGCCGACATGGAATCGGCGCTGGTCCAGCGCTTCGCCAGGCCCGCCTCCACCCAGACCACCGGGTCGACCAGCAGGACGACCACCACCACCACCGACGAGCTGCCGCTGTCGACGCCGGAGTGGCAGAGCGCCGCCGCCGAGGTCAACCGCGGCCTGCTCGACGCCTACGGTGCGCACAACCGCCACGTCCAGAAGCTGGCCCAGGACACCGCCCGGCAGGCCGAGGTGAACGCGGCGCTGGCCGGTGGTGGTGTTCTCGCGCTCAGTGTGCTGGTCTTCCTGGTCGCCGTGGTCCTGGCCAACCGGATCATCCGCCGGCTGCGCCGACTGCGGACCGAGACGCTCAAGCTCGCCGACGAGCAGCTGCCCGCCACCATGCGCGTGCTGCGTGAGGGCGGCGAGGTCGACCCCGCCGACACCACTCCGTCGCTGGACTTCGGCAAGGACGAAATCGGCCAGGTCGCCCAGGCTTTCGAACACGCCGCCTCGGCCGCGATCAAGGCCGCGGTCGACGAGGCCCGTACCCGCGAGGGTGTGCGCGCGGTGTTCCTCAACATCGCCCACCGCAGCCAGATCGTGGTGCACCGCCAGCTCGAGATCCTCGACGAGGCCGAGCGCCGCCAAGAGGATCCGGCGCTGCTCGAGACGCTGTTCCGACTCGACCACCTGGCCACCCGCGAACGCCGCAACGCCGAGAATCTGATCATCCTCGGCGGCGGCCGTCCCGGTCGCCAGTGGCGCAACCCGATTCCGGTGATGGACGTCGTACGCAGCGCCATCGGCGAGACGCTCGACTACGCCAGGGTGCGGGTCACCAAGCTGCCCGAGGTCAATGTCGTCGGCACCGTCGTGGCCGACCTCGTGCACCTGCTCGCCGAGCTCGTCGACAACGCCACCGCGTTCTCCCCGCCGCAGTCGCGGGTGGAGGCGGGCGGCAACATCGTCGGCAAGGGCGTGGTCATCGAGATCACCGACCAGGGCATGGGCATGAGCGACGAGGACCTGGCCCGCTACAACGACATGCTGGCCGATCCGCCGGACTTCGGTGTCGGCACGCTGTCCTCGGATTCGCGCCTCGGTCTGTTCGTGGTCGCGCGGCTGTCCACCGCGCACGGTGTGTCGGTGCGGCTGAGCGAATCCGACTACGGCGGCACCCGCGCCATCGTGCTGATCCCGCAGCAACTGCTCGCCGGCGACACCGATCCCGCGAACCTGCCGCCCGCGATGACCGGACCGATGCGCCGCGGGCTGCCCGTGCCGGCGGAGACCGCATCGGTCGCGGCCATCGAGTCGGCACCCGCCCCGGTGGCCACGCTGGTCGCCGATCCGATCCCGACCCCGCGTCCGGTGGCGCCCGCGCCCGAAGTGCCCACGATGCGCAAGCACGACACCGACGAGCGGCCCGCGCTGCCGCGCCGCAACCGGCAGACCAACCTCGCGCCCGAGCTCACCGAGCCCGCCGCCGAGGCACCAGCCACCTCGGAGCGACCCCGCTCGGCCGAGCAGGCGCGCGACATCATGTCCGCGATCGAGAACGGCACCCGGCAGGGTCGCAAACCACTGACCACATCGAATCAGGACGAACAGGAAGGCTGA